One Bdellovibrio bacteriovorus str. Tiberius DNA segment encodes these proteins:
- a CDS encoding NADH-quinone oxidoreductase subunit A has product MKYEPYECGIPGIEKKETKISVKYYLTAILFILFDIEIIFMYPWAISFREFIATGGGTFVFVSMMIFIAIFIFGLFWEVKSKALEWD; this is encoded by the coding sequence GTGAAGTACGAGCCTTACGAGTGCGGTATTCCTGGTATTGAGAAAAAGGAGACAAAGATTTCTGTTAAGTACTATCTGACAGCGATCCTGTTCATCCTTTTCGATATCGAGATTATCTTCATGTACCCTTGGGCGATTTCATTCCGTGAGTTCATCGCGACAGGCGGAGGCACATTTGTCTTCGTTTCCATGATGATCTTCATCGCGATCTTCATCTTCGGGCTGTTCTGGGAAGTTAAATCTAAAGCTTTGGAATGGGACTAA
- the mfd gene encoding transcription-repair coupling factor has product MKAESTHTRLESILERAFETTRGKIQVTGAASPLALAYFLSQTYSKKINGLPHLVVTGSHREAVTLQALLEFFDPSRHSHILPAFDVSPYSGLYPNTQVVADRVRFLAKAQVAKAGEIFISSVDALMQKTLPMKILKDHSKTVRAGDELPENLSDYFSSLGYTAAPMVEDKGQFAVRGGIVDIYPPTENQPVRMDLFGDQVESLRHFSVADQRSSDEIQSFVLTPAREVLYRDETHERLLQRVRASLEDRKVDKAEAEETLRSLVLKNAFPGIEFLLPYFYGELATPADHFPGALNLWFLDPVEISRCADEMWGELKADHRTSDAHVIRPELEDIYVNFETLAYPLNSRQVYFSSLEYFDEENSDDSRVEYRTAMTQDFTNLALANAVGTEPWLQAAANKLHRWRDEGYRIFVSTKNQSHIDRLSLVFEKLELKAVRTSSDEYRWDSWLQEQDREQNIVHIVPRYLAESLRLEEEKIIFLRDEDFYGKKQRSKESSGAQDFQKQAKRLSFGDLKPGDLVVHTKHGIGQYEGLKIMNISGVESEYIQVGYKDKDKLYLPVYRVGQLQKFSGAGTSILDKLGGTAWEKTKAKVKSHVRDIAADLLALYAKRAEMHRPAFVIKEDEVLMFDNGFPYEETDDQLRAINDIRKDLKSTKPMDRLVCGDVGFGKTEVAMRAAFFAIQARKQVAVLAPTTVLTFQHFETFKKRFEGWPVDIRVLNRFVTPAEVKKTLQDLKDGKVDLIVGTHKLLGSSIAYKDLGLLIIDEEQKFGVTHKEKIKKIKTSVDTLTLSATPIPRTLNMALVGIRDLSLINTAPVDRLPTRTFVTKFDAETIRKAVTAEISRGGQVYFIHNRIESIYGLVDELRQIVPEARIRVAHGQMEEHELEKAMLAFFHHEIDVLVCTAIVESGMDVPRANTMFIDTAHLFGLSQLYQLRGRVGRSKTRAYCYLMMPRNHKLDKEQQERLKIIQENTALGSGIKIAQYDLELRGSGNILGEEQSGHVNSVGYEMYMDLLNEALAEAKGESVEDMDLDPELNLKIPALIPDAYIKDIRIRLGYYKALADITSNEELDRIEEELRDQFGPIPEQTVNLMGLMLIRRQCKELGVRDISAGLKSISLIFTEKTKLSPEKVIQLAIRESKKYSLTPDNRLNIKMSTITWSAVHEEIDTLLRLI; this is encoded by the coding sequence ATGAAAGCCGAAAGCACTCACACAAGACTCGAATCCATCCTGGAAAGAGCCTTTGAAACAACTCGCGGAAAGATTCAAGTCACCGGGGCGGCGTCTCCGCTGGCACTTGCTTACTTTTTGTCGCAGACTTACTCTAAAAAAATCAACGGCTTGCCGCATCTTGTTGTGACTGGCAGTCATCGTGAAGCGGTGACCTTGCAAGCCTTGCTGGAGTTCTTCGACCCGAGTCGTCATAGTCATATTCTGCCCGCTTTCGATGTTTCACCCTACTCCGGACTCTATCCCAACACCCAAGTCGTCGCAGACCGGGTTCGCTTCCTGGCAAAAGCTCAAGTCGCCAAAGCCGGAGAAATCTTCATATCCTCAGTTGACGCGCTGATGCAGAAAACCCTTCCGATGAAGATCCTGAAGGATCACTCCAAAACCGTTCGCGCCGGAGATGAGCTTCCCGAGAACCTTTCGGACTATTTCTCGTCCTTAGGTTACACCGCGGCTCCGATGGTTGAAGACAAGGGTCAGTTTGCGGTTCGCGGTGGTATCGTGGACATCTATCCACCCACCGAAAATCAACCCGTGCGCATGGATCTGTTCGGCGATCAGGTGGAAAGCCTTCGTCATTTCAGTGTGGCGGATCAAAGAAGCTCGGACGAAATTCAATCCTTTGTTCTGACTCCGGCCCGCGAAGTTCTTTATCGCGACGAAACCCATGAAAGACTTTTGCAACGGGTGCGCGCCTCGCTTGAGGACCGCAAGGTGGACAAGGCTGAAGCCGAAGAAACCCTGCGATCTCTGGTGCTAAAGAATGCCTTTCCGGGCATTGAATTCCTGCTTCCTTATTTCTATGGCGAACTTGCCACGCCGGCCGATCATTTCCCGGGCGCTTTGAATCTGTGGTTCCTGGATCCGGTGGAGATCTCGCGCTGTGCGGATGAAATGTGGGGGGAACTAAAAGCCGATCACCGCACCAGCGACGCTCACGTGATCCGCCCTGAGCTTGAAGACATCTACGTGAACTTTGAAACTTTGGCCTATCCGCTGAACTCGCGTCAGGTGTATTTTTCTTCCCTGGAATATTTCGACGAAGAAAACTCGGATGATTCCCGGGTTGAGTATCGTACGGCAATGACTCAGGATTTTACAAACCTGGCATTAGCCAACGCGGTCGGCACCGAACCGTGGTTGCAGGCTGCGGCCAACAAACTTCATCGCTGGCGTGATGAGGGTTATCGCATCTTTGTCAGCACCAAAAATCAGTCCCATATCGACCGGTTGTCTTTGGTGTTTGAAAAGCTGGAGCTAAAAGCCGTTCGCACCAGCAGCGATGAATACCGCTGGGATTCGTGGCTGCAGGAACAGGATCGTGAACAAAACATCGTTCACATCGTGCCCCGTTACCTGGCTGAGAGCCTGCGCCTGGAGGAAGAAAAGATCATCTTCCTGCGCGATGAGGACTTCTATGGTAAAAAACAGCGCTCTAAAGAATCCAGTGGCGCCCAGGATTTCCAAAAGCAGGCCAAGCGTCTTTCCTTCGGTGATTTGAAACCGGGTGATCTGGTTGTTCACACCAAGCACGGGATCGGCCAGTACGAAGGCCTGAAGATCATGAATATCAGCGGCGTCGAATCTGAATACATTCAGGTCGGCTATAAGGATAAAGACAAACTTTATCTGCCCGTGTACCGCGTAGGTCAGCTGCAAAAGTTCTCGGGTGCTGGCACCAGCATCCTGGACAAACTGGGCGGCACAGCCTGGGAAAAAACCAAAGCCAAGGTCAAATCCCATGTGCGCGACATCGCCGCGGACTTGCTGGCTCTTTATGCCAAGCGCGCAGAAATGCACCGCCCGGCTTTTGTGATCAAAGAAGATGAAGTGCTGATGTTTGATAACGGCTTCCCTTACGAGGAAACCGACGATCAGCTTCGCGCCATCAATGACATCCGCAAAGATTTAAAATCCACGAAGCCCATGGATCGTCTGGTTTGCGGTGATGTGGGCTTTGGTAAAACCGAAGTCGCAATGAGGGCCGCCTTCTTTGCCATTCAAGCCCGCAAACAAGTGGCGGTGCTGGCGCCGACGACTGTGTTGACCTTCCAGCACTTTGAAACCTTCAAAAAACGCTTCGAAGGCTGGCCCGTGGACATCCGCGTGCTGAATCGTTTCGTGACTCCCGCCGAAGTGAAAAAGACTTTGCAGGATTTGAAAGACGGAAAAGTTGATTTGATCGTCGGCACCCACAAATTGCTGGGGTCATCGATTGCTTACAAGGATTTAGGTCTTTTGATTATCGACGAAGAACAAAAGTTCGGCGTCACACATAAAGAGAAAATCAAAAAAATCAAAACCAGCGTCGACACCCTGACACTGTCAGCAACGCCGATTCCGCGCACCCTGAACATGGCGCTAGTCGGGATTCGCGATTTAAGTTTAATCAACACCGCGCCGGTGGATCGTCTGCCGACCCGCACCTTTGTGACAAAGTTTGATGCCGAAACCATCCGCAAAGCCGTGACGGCTGAAATTTCCCGCGGTGGTCAGGTGTATTTTATCCATAACCGCATTGAATCCATCTATGGCCTGGTGGATGAACTTCGCCAGATCGTACCGGAAGCGCGCATTCGTGTGGCCCACGGACAGATGGAAGAACACGAGCTTGAAAAAGCGATGCTGGCTTTCTTCCATCACGAAATTGATGTTTTGGTGTGTACGGCGATTGTGGAATCCGGCATGGACGTGCCGCGCGCAAACACCATGTTCATCGATACGGCGCACTTGTTTGGTCTTTCCCAGCTTTATCAGCTGCGCGGACGCGTGGGCCGATCCAAGACACGTGCTTACTGCTATTTGATGATGCCAAGAAATCACAAGCTCGATAAAGAGCAGCAAGAGCGTCTGAAAATCATTCAGGAAAACACCGCCCTTGGCAGCGGCATCAAGATTGCCCAGTACGATCTGGAACTTCGCGGTTCCGGAAACATCCTGGGTGAAGAACAATCCGGTCACGTGAACTCGGTCGGTTATGAGATGTACATGGATCTTCTGAATGAAGCCCTGGCAGAAGCCAAGGGTGAATCGGTTGAAGACATGGATCTGGATCCGGAACTGAATTTGAAAATTCCGGCGCTTATTCCGGATGCTTACATCAAGGACATCCGCATTCGTCTGGGTTACTACAAAGCGCTTGCCGACATCACTTCCAACGAAGAACTAGATCGCATCGAAGAAGAGCTGCGGGATCAGTTTGGACCGATCCCGGAACAAACCGTGAACTTGATGGGCCTTATGCTGATTCGTCGTCAGTGTAAAGAGCTGGGCGTTCGTGATATCAGTGCCGGATTGAAATCCATCTCTTTGATCTTCACCGAAAAAACCAAACTGAGCCCTGAAAAAGTGATTCAGCTGGCGATCCGTGAAAGCAAAAAGTATTCACTGACTCCGGACAACCGCCTGAACATCAAAATGAGCACCATCACCTGGTCTGCGGTTCACGAAGAAATCGATACCCTGCTTCGTCTCATCTAA
- a CDS encoding RCC1 domain-containing protein — protein MKYRLLYVSFLVISFAILSTGCSLDADLFSKDLASIDDNTHNNFLASKLSAGANHTCQLKADGSVWCWGRNVWGELGNGTNTDSTAPVSVLDPGVHYDSISVTDNFACGLTSQGAVRCWGSNSSGQLGNGVLDSNIPLQVQGLESGVISVSTSGERWGNYGYACALLADKTVKCWGYHPANIGNGTNSSATPVTVAGLTGAVQISTGRGHTCALLESKNAVCWGGNAGGQLGDGTGMDSAIPVQVSGLTNVKKILAASASWLNGGFSCALMENGTVKCWGINSNGTLGNNNNAVTHSLSPVDVFGLTDIEDLAIAYGNDSNGNGTACAIHQSGQVSCWGSNSSGMVGDGTYNPTFIPLQVNNLISRQTAVALGEGGDNGCGHTCALNDLGNFKCWGANGSGQLGDGTTTDRLAP, from the coding sequence ATGAAATACCGACTTCTGTACGTATCTTTTCTGGTAATTTCCTTTGCCATACTTAGTACAGGCTGCAGTCTTGATGCCGATCTCTTTTCAAAAGACTTAGCAAGTATCGACGACAATACCCACAATAACTTTTTGGCTTCCAAGCTTTCCGCTGGCGCCAACCACACGTGCCAGCTTAAGGCGGATGGATCTGTCTGGTGCTGGGGCCGCAATGTCTGGGGCGAACTTGGAAATGGCACCAACACCGACAGCACCGCTCCCGTCAGCGTTCTTGATCCCGGTGTTCACTACGACAGCATTTCGGTCACCGATAATTTCGCCTGCGGTCTGACATCGCAAGGCGCCGTTCGTTGCTGGGGAAGCAATTCCAGCGGTCAGCTGGGCAATGGGGTCTTGGATTCCAACATCCCCTTGCAGGTGCAAGGATTGGAATCCGGCGTGATCTCTGTTTCCACCTCGGGGGAACGATGGGGAAATTATGGCTACGCGTGCGCCCTGCTCGCAGATAAAACAGTGAAATGCTGGGGATATCACCCTGCAAATATTGGCAACGGCACGAATTCCAGCGCAACACCCGTGACAGTCGCTGGCCTGACGGGCGCAGTGCAAATTTCCACGGGTCGTGGTCACACTTGCGCCCTGCTGGAATCCAAAAATGCGGTCTGCTGGGGCGGCAACGCCGGGGGACAGTTGGGCGATGGCACCGGAATGGATTCAGCAATTCCGGTGCAAGTCAGCGGACTGACCAATGTTAAAAAAATTCTGGCAGCCTCTGCATCCTGGTTAAACGGTGGTTTTAGCTGTGCGCTGATGGAAAACGGCACCGTGAAGTGCTGGGGGATTAATAGCAATGGAACTCTTGGAAACAACAACAACGCCGTCACTCATTCGCTCAGCCCCGTGGATGTATTTGGTCTGACGGATATCGAAGACTTGGCGATCGCTTACGGAAATGATTCCAATGGCAACGGCACGGCGTGCGCCATTCATCAAAGCGGACAGGTTTCTTGCTGGGGATCAAACTCCAGCGGCATGGTGGGTGACGGCACTTACAATCCAACGTTCATCCCACTGCAGGTGAATAATCTTATCAGTCGCCAAACCGCCGTCGCTCTGGGCGAAGGCGGCGACAACGGATGCGGTCACACGTGCGCGCTAAATGATCTGGGAAATTTCAAATGTTGGGGTGCGAATGGGTCCGGTCAGCTGGGTGATGGAACCACCACCGACCGTCTGGCACCCTGA
- a CDS encoding NADH-quinone oxidoreductase subunit J, with product MTADAFLFWFLAFVTLASGLSVILMSNPIYSALCLAMTMVGISALFVTLNAYFIAGVQLIVYAGAVMVLFTMVIMLFDLKKDVQAFTRGKFTGVVKIASVGLFAGLVVGAIAMSVNLMGEKTTDNPVLVGTGMESTKALGQILFTKYIFGFEALGVLLLVIAVGAVALARSKGGTHEH from the coding sequence ATGACAGCAGATGCATTTCTTTTCTGGTTTTTAGCGTTTGTCACTCTGGCTTCCGGCCTTAGTGTCATTTTGATGTCCAATCCGATCTATTCCGCTTTGTGCCTGGCGATGACCATGGTGGGAATCTCCGCCTTGTTCGTGACTCTGAATGCCTACTTTATCGCGGGCGTTCAGCTGATTGTTTACGCCGGTGCGGTCATGGTTTTGTTCACGATGGTGATCATGCTCTTCGACTTGAAAAAAGACGTTCAGGCCTTCACTCGTGGCAAGTTCACGGGTGTGGTTAAAATCGCCTCTGTCGGCCTGTTTGCAGGCTTGGTCGTGGGTGCTATCGCCATGTCGGTGAATCTGATGGGTGAAAAAACCACAGACAATCCGGTGCTGGTGGGTACAGGCATGGAATCAACCAAAGCTTTGGGACAGATCTTGTTCACCAAATACATCTTCGGATTTGAGGCTTTGGGCGTTCTTCTTCTGGTAATTGCAGTGGGTGCCGTTGCTTTGGCGCGCAGTAAAGGTGGAACACATGAACACTGA
- a CDS encoding glycoside hydrolase family 3 protein produces MSPEEKVGQLFIVGFPHKNVAPDLESFIAKYKPGSFLLFKRNMISAPQIRELNLALYKASYKHSKLPPLIAIDQEGGSVSRLPITPAPPNALALGQTQSPLLAEEMGYQTGLFLREVGFNMNLAPVLDVVDPYSTSFIGVRSFGSDPELVRDIGVAYSKGLLKARVIPTAKHFPGTGSLNQDPHLTVVKNSATLEEMKRRDLIPFIGYSKIGANIAVMMSHLIYPGLDEDLEPASFSTKISKTLLRDELKYQGLVMTDDLQMQGSKQVLRPEAAALRALQSGSDIVMLTWSFADQGKAFDYVLAALKSGDLPSASVDEKLRRILRVKAFANVYRRDPKLPSLLSGNSLTSPQYAEIEDEVLSQNLKTSLIPRQLPSAKTPRKPASLETVCAASPSQDFLLSFVGTEKRKIPSLKLENSSLGKDLSALLSKNQCTALFVGVTGPRTARQVRGLSPQERQKLIVVNLGAPRLFPKSRGYRQVIQLYFNHRDAGKKIAQYRDEILKSSQGSFALKD; encoded by the coding sequence ATGAGTCCTGAAGAAAAAGTCGGACAGCTTTTCATCGTCGGCTTTCCCCATAAAAACGTCGCTCCGGATCTGGAATCCTTTATCGCGAAATACAAACCCGGATCATTCCTGCTATTTAAACGCAATATGATTTCAGCCCCGCAGATTCGGGAGCTGAATCTGGCGCTTTATAAAGCAAGCTACAAACATTCTAAACTTCCACCACTGATTGCCATCGATCAGGAAGGTGGATCGGTATCCCGCCTGCCGATCACGCCCGCTCCGCCGAATGCATTGGCCCTGGGGCAGACCCAGTCCCCTCTTTTGGCGGAAGAGATGGGCTATCAAACAGGACTATTCCTGCGTGAAGTGGGCTTCAACATGAATCTTGCGCCCGTGCTGGATGTGGTGGACCCCTATTCGACAAGCTTCATTGGTGTCAGATCCTTTGGCTCGGATCCGGAGCTGGTGCGCGACATCGGTGTCGCCTATTCAAAAGGTCTTCTTAAAGCGCGCGTGATCCCCACGGCGAAACACTTCCCGGGCACCGGCAGTCTGAATCAGGATCCGCATCTGACAGTCGTAAAAAACAGCGCGACTTTGGAAGAAATGAAAAGGCGCGATTTGATTCCTTTCATAGGTTATTCAAAAATCGGCGCCAATATTGCGGTGATGATGTCGCATCTGATTTACCCGGGTCTGGATGAAGATTTAGAGCCCGCAAGTTTTTCCACAAAGATTTCCAAAACTCTTTTACGTGATGAACTGAAGTACCAGGGCCTGGTCATGACCGATGACTTGCAGATGCAAGGATCAAAGCAAGTGCTGCGCCCGGAAGCCGCGGCCCTGCGCGCCCTGCAATCGGGGTCCGACATCGTGATGCTGACATGGTCTTTTGCCGATCAGGGAAAGGCTTTTGATTACGTCTTGGCAGCCCTGAAATCCGGCGACCTTCCATCCGCCAGCGTGGATGAAAAACTTCGCCGTATTTTACGCGTAAAGGCCTTTGCAAACGTTTATCGCAGAGACCCCAAGCTGCCCTCCCTGCTTAGTGGCAACAGCCTCACGTCGCCTCAATACGCAGAGATCGAAGACGAAGTTTTATCCCAGAACTTAAAAACCAGCCTGATCCCAAGACAGCTGCCCTCAGCAAAAACCCCGCGTAAGCCCGCGTCGCTGGAAACTGTGTGTGCCGCCTCACCGTCTCAGGATTTCTTGCTGTCCTTTGTGGGCACGGAAAAAAGAAAGATCCCAAGTCTGAAGCTTGAAAACAGCTCGTTGGGTAAGGATCTGTCGGCATTGTTGAGTAAGAATCAATGCACGGCTTTGTTTGTTGGCGTCACCGGTCCTCGCACCGCCCGTCAGGTGCGTGGTCTTTCCCCGCAGGAACGCCAAAAGCTGATTGTGGTGAACTTGGGGGCGCCTCGCCTGTTCCCGAAGTCGCGTGGCTATCGCCAGGTCATTCAGCTTTACTTTAATCACAGGGATGCCGGCAAAAAGATAGCCCAGTACCGGGATGAAATCTTAAAGAGTTCTCAAGGTTCGTTTGCCTTGAAAGATTAG
- a CDS encoding complex I subunit 1/NuoH family protein encodes MGKDIFEITVNGLKLVVIFLMMVQAVPILVWLERRGSAFIQDRLGPNRVGPLGLVQLLADAVKFLNKENFMPQTAKPFLYYAAPIFALIPGAVAFSAIPLSSPIQVGTFEMFGSTWGPYTFLVQGYDIGVGIVFILGVSSLAAYTLLMAGWGSGNKYTLMGALRASAQTISYELALGLSIVGVIMLYGTFNLTEMTLAQQGPLAFSFLGHTITANWLPNWGIFYQPVGALLFFSAAFAESNRLPFDLAEGESELVGGFHTEYGGFKFNMFFIGEYGHMMIASGLMVLFFFGGYTIPYVSVAELNEWAAGVASTAGTASALVALIHFLVFNIKFGFFMWVFIWVRWTLPRFRYDQLMDLGWKTMLPWALANTIITAFVIYIASL; translated from the coding sequence ATGGGTAAAGATATTTTCGAAATAACCGTCAACGGTTTAAAACTGGTCGTCATCTTCCTGATGATGGTTCAGGCAGTGCCTATTTTGGTATGGCTTGAGCGCCGTGGTTCCGCCTTCATTCAGGATCGTCTGGGTCCGAACCGCGTGGGTCCTCTGGGTCTCGTGCAGCTTCTTGCCGATGCGGTGAAGTTCCTGAACAAGGAAAACTTCATGCCGCAAACGGCGAAGCCGTTCCTGTACTATGCGGCTCCGATCTTCGCGTTGATTCCGGGTGCAGTGGCTTTCTCTGCGATTCCGCTTTCTTCTCCGATTCAGGTAGGCACCTTTGAAATGTTCGGCTCCACTTGGGGTCCTTACACTTTCCTGGTTCAGGGCTATGATATCGGCGTGGGCATCGTGTTCATCCTGGGCGTCAGCTCATTGGCTGCTTACACATTGCTGATGGCGGGCTGGGGTTCCGGCAACAAGTACACCCTGATGGGTGCGCTTCGTGCTTCCGCACAAACGATTTCCTACGAACTGGCATTGGGTCTTTCCATTGTGGGTGTGATCATGCTTTATGGCACGTTCAACCTGACGGAAATGACACTGGCTCAGCAGGGTCCTTTGGCGTTCTCTTTCCTGGGTCACACAATCACCGCAAACTGGCTGCCAAACTGGGGTATTTTCTATCAACCAGTGGGGGCTTTGTTGTTCTTCTCGGCCGCGTTTGCGGAATCCAACCGTCTGCCATTTGACTTGGCGGAAGGTGAATCCGAGCTGGTGGGTGGTTTCCACACTGAGTACGGCGGTTTCAAATTCAACATGTTCTTCATCGGGGAATACGGTCACATGATGATCGCTTCCGGTCTGATGGTGCTGTTCTTCTTCGGTGGTTACACGATTCCTTACGTGTCTGTGGCTGAACTGAATGAATGGGCGGCGGGTGTTGCTTCCACAGCCGGCACGGCAAGTGCTTTGGTCGCGTTGATCCATTTCCTGGTGTTCAACATCAAGTTTGGTTTCTTCATGTGGGTCTTCATCTGGGTACGTTGGACTTTGCCTCGTTTCCGTTACGATCAGCTGATGGATCTGGGCTGGAAGACGATGCTTCCTTGGGCTTTGGCAAACACCATTATCACAGCCTTTGTGATCTACATCGCATCTTTGTAA